The DNA segment cctgtcctatagggttgccatgagtctgaattgacttgacggccctgggtttgatttatatgtatatagatatatatacatatatatatataaaataccaaTTGTGTCTACAATGTATTTATTATTCTCAAAAGACGTAGGAGGAGATGATTTTCTGAGATTAGTATGGGTAGATTTTTAAGAACCTAGATGTTCACCCTGGAGAAAGACTGGAGATATATTAAGGTCAGACAGAGCCATCCTTGTTTCAGGAAAAACATCCCATGAAAAACTCAATATGGTAGAATTCAAAAGCTTTTCCTTCTGGCGTTATGCTGCTATTTGAAAAGTGTGGTTGTTCACAAGGCTGCATACCCACCAACATTATTAAAAATTCTATTTCGAGGCCAGATAAATTTAATGAAACTAGGTTAAAGTTTATGGGTGTGTGAGAACCTGATCATTTAATGTCCAATTAAAATATTGTCATATAGGTTTTCATTTTGCTCTGCTTCTAATTACTTTGGCCACTAATCAAACCCATTTTACCCCTAATGCATTTAGGACTTAGGGCTTAAGAAGATGGCATCCATATTTGAGATGAATTGAAACCACGCATGGGTATCTGCTGTCTTTCTAACCTCTGGATTTTTCCACTGCCTTGACTATCTTTGCCATACCACAGTGAGCTGGGACTGTTTCCTCAGGCTCTTTTCACAAGTTCCAGGGTCAGTTCTGGTACCAATGAAGAGACGGTTCAAAACGCTTTTAAAGTTTTTCATGAAAATTTGGAGAGTTGAACGTGGCCATCAACTCCTATCCTTAGAATGTTCCTCCTTACACCTACCCTCCTCACATGCAGGATTTCCTAGCcaatggttaagagtgagggGAAAAGTACCAATTCTGTGTGTTCTCCCTCTCATGTCTTGATTAGAATCCACTTTTGAGCTCCTAATGCAGAACGTTAGGGGTGGACCACTAAACCTAGAAAGTCTATTTGCCCTATAATGAGATTAAATTAATTTGCCTACATATAGACTAGTGTTATAGTTTATTAGCAGTTTTTCAAGAAGAGCTAAATCTTCTTTGTAGTGTTTCTCACTGCTATGTATTTtcctataatttaattttttaaaagtctacaAATTGATGTAGAGCTGAAAGCCTCATATTTTTTAGAGTACTGATCACTATAATTCCACCCCCTACTCCAATCATTAGCATTTTTATCCCAATTTTCTAAAGATTTTTGCTAACTTCAAACAGGGCAGCAAAAATAaggcttgcattttttaaaagcacaggAATGAATAACTTTATTAGTTGTTCTAGGAAAGCTAAGCACTGTGGGATAAATTAGATAGAAACAGCTTTAAGCATGAACTTCGATATCTATAAAACAAtgcagttgttttgttttttgtttgtctgtttgtttttgttttgcctcTGATTCAATGCATACAAAGTTCTGCACCAAGAGTTTTGGCTGTAAATCAAAATATTAGGAATTTACTATTGTTCCCATCCTTGTCTCTTCTTATTTGTTCTCTTCCCGCCCCCCACTCTCTTAACACCTTCTCCCCAATTTCTTTAACTTTTAACCattgacaacaacaatatttagaCCAGCAGGTATAAGTAATATTTCTCATAATTAAACTTTAATCATAAAAAACATACTGAACTTTTTAGTCTAGCCcaaagagttattttttttttcccctaaaagaaCATCTGATTTAAGATTGATTCCAATAGATAATAtctttaaattggaaaaaaaaaatcagcccagACTTTTGGTTAATATGGGTTTCCTGTTTTCCTCTGCAGGTGATAACTTGTAAATGTGGGGAATCTggggaagagaaaggaggaagtTTAACTCCTTTAAATAAAGAGGGCCTTTCCAAACAGTCTCTGGAATTTCCAGGCTTTTGTTTCCCATCTAAATTTTTGAAATGTGCCCACCTAGTTCAGAGTAAAAGCAAAAACTATATAGCCTATCCTTCTTAAAAATACTGTGTTTTGCACACAAACATTCATTGCtttaagaacattaaaaaatgacagccTGAAGTGCTTAAATTGTATAAGGACATGATacaatacatgtatatatacacacaggtaTGCATATGCACAAgcaatgtatatatacacatacaagcATGTAGCATTTCATGAATTTGATTGAACTTGTTTTCCAACAGTGTACAACTACTGTACATCCAGTATGAAATGTCCTGTTTCATGGATGTAAAAGGAGTCAAATCCCCCATCCTCAACCTTGAATCCAAACCCCTGACTCATTAATGGTGAATGATACCAACTACAGACAGACTGTTTAAAGGCTCACACAAATGTCTTTGGTGTATGTGTCTATTTTTTAaggtacaaaataataataataattataataataaaaatagctattTTGTGTGCTGTAGCAGTTCTTTTATAGCTCACATTAagtgcagctcttaaccacccccCACCCGCCCCAAGAAAATACTTGTTAAATAAGGATTAGACAGGTCAAACACCATTGTAGTGCAAATAGtaaacgataaaaaaaaaaaaaaaaaaaacatttacaaaATATAGAAATGTTTGGATCCAACAGATGGACAAACATATTCCTTTCAAGTATCTCtccttgaagaaaataaaaattaatcagGTTACTTCCAATACAAAAAAGTCTCTCTTTTTGTTCTCTCTCAGGTAAACAGTTTCAAACCTATTAGGTTGCATAGTTCTAAGATCAAAAGCACCTTAACGAAATATAACTTGGTATTCTTTTCTCCTTGATCCTTTCACTCTTTCCATTCttgctctcaatttttttttaatgttggttttttgttttgttgcaaaagtggtacagagaaagaaagtgtgCCCACCTGCATGATATTGTTATTTCACCAGGATGCGTATGTATGTGGTGTGCGGAAATGCCTGTGTAtgtcttatgtgtgtgtgtgtgtctgcattgaTATAAACAGATAGTGTCACACAGACATACCTTATGACCTAGGGAAATTGGGTGGGAAAGTGCCTATGAATGGCGCTTTCGAACTCATAGCTGTCTGGGTGCTATTTGGGATGTGATAGTCCACATTATTGCAGACCAGACCAGTTGACTCCAAGGCTCACGCTGGAAGGGAACCAGAGGGGAAAGAGTACCAGCCCCGTCTCAATAACCGACGTCATCAGTTTGACGCTGGAAGAAATGAAGGGCACACCattctccctttccctccctaTTTCCAGTTCCTTCTCTGCTTCATCTCTGAGCCCTGGCTAAGGATTTTTccacattttccttcatctgtttcAGGTTTTGTTCttactttaggtttttttttttttttttttttttctatttttctggtcACTTAACTcagaaaccttaaaaaaaatttcttcattttgccaCTGTCTTCTCTGGGCAACACTTGTTCCCTTTCCCCCTGTGCCAGGCAGCCCTATGAGCAGCCACACTCCTCCACTATCATGTTCTggatgtcctttttgatgatgttTTGACCATCATCATAGTACAACATGGACATGGGTCTCAGCTTGGTGGGCACACAGCACGACTTGAGGTTGGCGAAGGGGCTGTGGCCCCGCATGCGGTAGTGGTTGATGACTGTCGAGTGGAAGGAAAGTGAGGAGCCTGACGTGCCTGCTATATGGCTGGGGCACTCACCCTCGCAGTAGTTGGCATGGTAGCCAGAGGGAGCGATGATCCAGTCGTTCCAGCCAATGTCCTTGAAACTAACAAAGAACTGTTTCTTACAGCAGATGTTGACCTTGCCATCACACTCCAAGCCCCGCCGCCGCCGGCGATGAGGGTGGTCTTCAGACTGCCGGGCCTGTAACATGAGGAAAGGTCTGTGCGACTGCTCCTTCTCATCCTCCCCTCCGTCACTGCCATCCTTCTTCTTCTTGCCCAGGAGCACCAGGCTGGCGCCGGTCTCCTGGCACTGCTCACAGGCAATCCGAACATCCAGGGAGCTCTTGCCCTGGTCCAGCAACCGCTGGATGCTGCTGGAGGCGGGAAAGATGTGCCAGGTGCTCTTCCGAGCATCTACTACCTTCTCCGATATGAGCAGTTCACTCCTCTCGCCCTTCAAGCCCCCTTCCTCTGCCTCCTCCCCTGCGTCCAAGCTGCCCTGCGGGTGCTTCTGCTGTTGGAAGAGGCGGATGGTAACTTTGGTCCTGGTCCTGTTGGCCTTAGGGACTTTTAGGAAGAGCCATATTTCTGCACGCTCCACCACTGACAGGTCACTGCCTTCCTTGGAAATCTCAAAGTGCAGCATCTTCCTGGTTGTGCCTGAAGATGAAACACAGCAGGGGCACGCATTAGATCCTGAGTTAGCATTTATTCCCTAATTTCCAGCAAGTATGAGTCTTCTGTTATTGACCATCTAGAACAGGGCCCAGCAAACCATAGCCAGTGGGTCAAATTCAGCCCGCCACTTATTTCCATATGGCCAGCAAGCTAACAACGACTTATTAAAtgattgaaaaaagaaaataatatttcacAAGTATGGAAATGACATGAAATTCCAGTTTCATTGTCTAAAAAGTTTTACTGGGACTCAGCCATGTTCACTCCTTTATGTGTTCTCATTGGCCACTTTTGTGCTACAACACACAGTTGTGTAGTTGTGACAGAACCATtcggcctgcaaagcctaaaataactCCTGTCTGGCCCCGTACAGAAATGTTTGTCGATCCTTGTTCTAGAAGGGGAATGGCCTAGACCTGCATGCCTGCTGCAGCCCCCATCAGCTGTGTGTCTGGAGACTAATTACTTTGTCTCCATTTcaccttctgtaaaatgggaatggcaCAAATGACTTTGACGTATAATCTCATAGGTTTGGAAGAATCAAATGGGAAAACGCAAACTGTAAGCTACAACAAGGTATGGAAATATTATTATTctcataataatattattattctcTTGGAAATTTTACTCTCAtgaacatacacaaacacaccccAGCTGTGTCTGCCATGTGCAGATGGTAGGTTAGCCTCTTCTTCTCTTGCCATGCCCTGTTTAGCCCCCCACCTCCGCCATCATTTCTTTCCTGCATTAAActaaacaaaccctttgccgtggagtcaattccaactcattgtgatcctataggagagagtagaactgccccatagggtttctaaagagtggctggtggattcaaactgccaaccttttggttagtagctgtagttcCTAACCACGGTGCCAAATCTCAAAGTGCAGCATCTTCCTGGTTGTGCCTGAAGATGAAACACAGCAGGGGCATGCAGGGCCCCTGGATTACTCCTCTTTAATTTGCCTGTCTGGTATTGAGTCAGATCTCTCCTCAATCATTCCTACATTAAGCAACCAAAAGAGTATTTTTCACAGGCACATCTGATCATGTCAGTCCTTCTTCAAGGCCCTTTAGTGACATCGACATCCTATTGCCCTCAGGATAGAAGAGAAACTGCCTAGAACTCCAGGGTTCTGCAGAAGCTACTCtttcctccagttctctggggCCTAATTACATGGTGTTTCTTTGAGGTCTTTGAGAATCTGATGCTCTCTTGCCTGCAGATAGTCAAACATGCTGctccttctgcctagaatattcctgctccccaccaccaccaccacaaaacaCACATCAGTAGTGGCCAACTTTAATGATGTTTCAGTTATCAAATTGAATGGCATTTCCTCTAAGAAACCTCTCCGGAAATCTCCCCCACCCCCGCTCCAGCCAGCCCAGTTTAGGTGCCCCCAAGGTCTGAGGTCCTATCTGTCTCATTCAC comes from the Elephas maximus indicus isolate mEleMax1 chromosome 8, mEleMax1 primary haplotype, whole genome shotgun sequence genome and includes:
- the INHBA gene encoding inhibin beta A chain, which encodes MPLLWLRGFLLASCWIIVRSSPTPGSEGHSADPDCPACALATLPKDVPNSQPEMVEAVKKHILNMLHLKKRPNVTQPVPKAALLNAIRKLHVGKVGENGYVEIEDDIGRRAEMNELLEQTSEIITFAESGTTRKMLHFEISKEGSDLSVVERAEIWLFLKVPKANRTRTKVTIRLFQQQKHPQGSLDAGEEAEEGGLKGERSELLISEKVVDARKSTWHIFPASSSIQRLLDQGKSSLDVRIACEQCQETGASLVLLGKKKKDGSDGGEDEKEQSHRPFLMLQARQSEDHPHRRRRRGLECDGKVNICCKKQFFVSFKDIGWNDWIIAPSGYHANYCEGECPSHIAGTSGSSLSFHSTVINHYRMRGHSPFANLKSCCVPTKLRPMSMLYYDDGQNIIKKDIQNMIVEECGCS